ATCGCATACCACTTGCGGCAAGCGCTCCGCTACCACCACTTCCGCATGCTGTTCCTCCAGCGTCGTCTCCATCATCATGCAAATCTCAGAAACCATGTGATTCAGGTCCGTCTTCTGGATGGCCAGATCCTGGCGACCGAGCCGGGAGAAATAGAGAAGGTCGTTGATGAGCGCCTCCATGCGTCCGCAGAGGTAGCGCATCCTCCTGAGCCGCTTCGATCCGTCCGCTTCGATCTTTTGGCCGTAGTCTTCCTCCAGGAACCGCGCGTTGTTGGTCAGACCGCGCAGCGGCTCCTTCAGGTCGTGCGAGGCAATGTACGCGAAGTCGTCGAGCTCGCGGTTGCTGACGCGCAGCGACTCGATCATGCGCACACGCTCCTGCTCCGCTTCCTTGCGATCCGTGATGTCTCGAATGATGCCCACGAACATCTGCTTGCCGGATACCTCCATCTCGCTCACCGCCAGATCCATGGGAAAGACCGAGCCATCCTTGCGACGAGCCGCCACCTCGCGACCGATGCCGATGATCTTTCGCTCCCCTCCATGGCGATAGTTGGAGAGGTAGCCGTCGTGTTCGGAGTGATACGGCTCGGGCATGAGCACCTTCACGTTTTTCCCGCAGACCTCATCCGAACGGTATCCGAATATCCGCTCCGCCGCGGGATTGAACGATTGGATGCAGCCGCGATTGTCAATCGTCACCAACCCATCGATGACAGCGTGCATCACCCCCGTCAGCTCCTCGGTCAAGCGCTCCGCCTTCTTGCGCTCCGTGATGTCCCGCACGATTCCCACATAGAGCTCGTCCTCCGCGATCTTCATGGAACTGATCCCCAGCTCGATCGGAAAGACCGACCCATCCTTTCGCTTGGCCTGCAGCTCCCGCCCGGGCACCCCCATCACCTTGGCATTGCCGGTGGCGTGGTAGTTCTTCAGATACTGGTCATGCTCCGAGTGATACGGCTCGGGCATCAGAACGCTCACGTTTCGCCCCACCAGCTCCTTAGCCTGGTAGCCAAACACCTTTTCCGCCGCCCGGTTCACGGACATGATGCGCCCCTTGCGATCGATGGCGATGATGCCGTCGACCACGGTGTCCAAAATCGCTTGCAGAAAGTCCTTGGGCGGTGACGCCGCAGGACTTTGCTTGTCGTCGGGATCGAGCATTGATGAAAAAGGCGTTGGATTCGGGAAACTGGGCCGCGGGGCCGGGCCCAGCAGCTCGAGGACCACTGATGCGGTTTACGAATCGGGCAGCCTACTGCCCATCCCGCCCAGCGTCAAGGAGCGGAAGCAGACTTTCACGCAAGCGGAATCACGTATCGTGTTTCGCCCTATCTATCGCCTTGACGCCATTCGAGACGCTGGCAGGAGCGGCGCGCCCCCCGTTCAAGCCCCGGAAGCGACCAGCAGCTCCGCCTTGCGCTGCATGACCCATTTCTCGATCCGGTCCAGGGCCTGCGGGTACTTGGGATCGTCTTTTTTCATGCGATCCAAAATACCGATCGCGGCCACCGCGTAGTCGTTGGGGATGGCCGTCGGCAGCGTGTCGAGCTCCCTGGGGTCCATCTCGCCGTTTCGGATCATCTGGCGAGCTTCCACCTCCAGCTCGTTGCGGGTTCCGCCCGCGGTATCGGTGATGTTCGCGTTCTTCTTAGATGGCGCCCCGCCACCGCCGCCGGACGGCTCGCCCGAGCTGCCGTCGTTCTTCTCGCGCTCCTCGCCCCCGTGACGCGGCGAGCGCTCGACGCTGCTCGGGTAGCTCTTCCCGTCCTTTCCGATCACCAAATCCGGATTGTCCAGCCCCATGGACTTGCGCACGCGGCGGACCAATTCGATGGAAACCTTGCAGATGTCCGCCAAGTAGGCGTTGGAGCGATCCGACCATTCCTCCAGCGCGATCTCCGCCGCGTGCCGCTTGTCGGCATTGGTGCGATAAAGCCCGTTGGTGGCGTTGGCTCCGAGGGCCGCGATCAGAGCGTCCGTGCGCGAACCTTCGTGCACCTCGGCGAGTATGTCCTTCTCCTCGAGACGCTTGGCCGCGAGGAAGCGATGGAAACCGTCGGCCAGAAAATACTTGGAGCCATCATAGTAGAGCGAAATGGGAGGGAACTCCGCCCCTTGCTTCATGTTTTCAGCATAGCCAGCGATCGCTTCGTCGTTGGTTTCCACCCGGGTCTGGGTGCCTGCGTAGATGTCGATTTCGTCTAGATTGATTCGTTGGAGGCTCATGTAGTGAGAAAATAAATACTGTTTTTCCTAAAAATGGAGTTTTGGGAGGGCCACAGGTTCAGGCTTGCGTGGAATCTGGCAATGAAAATCCCGAGCAAATCGTTCCTCCTGTTGGCGACCATCGAATCCTCCCAACTCGCATGCCCATCTAAAACAATGACTAGCAAACTCTTCACCTTTGGGATAGCTCTTCTGCTCTCCCTCCAAACCGCCATGACTGCAGAAACGGAAGCTCGCGAATCGCAAGAACTCGAAACCATCACCCTCGGCGCCGGATGCTTCTGGTGCGTCGAAGCGGTGTATCAGCGCATCGATGGCGTGAAAAGCGCCGTCAGCGGCTACATGGGCGGACACGTGGAAAACCCCAGCTACAAAGCGGTCTGCACCGGAGAAACCGGACATGCCGAAGTGGTGCAGGTGGCGTTCGACCCGAAGGAGGTCTCGCTCGAACGGATTCTGGAGGTTTTCTGGGCGTCTCACGATCCCACCACCCTCAACCGCCAAGGTGCGGACGTGGGCACGCAGTACCGCTCAGCGATCTACTACAACGACGAACGCCAAAAGCGCATCGCGGAAGCCTCCAAGAAAGCGGCCGACGCATCGGGCGACTTCCCCGATCCTATCGTGACGGAGATCACCGCCGCGGCCACTTTCTACCGAGCCGAGGACTATCACCAGGAATTCTACGAGTTGAACAAGACCTACCCCTACTGCCGAGCGGTCATCACTCCAAAGCTCAAAAAGCTCGGTTTGGAATAGCCAAGCCAATCGAGGAGGCCAGGCCGGCCCCA
The DNA window shown above is from Pelagicoccus sp. SDUM812003 and carries:
- a CDS encoding PAS domain S-box protein, encoding MLDPDDKQSPAASPPKDFLQAILDTVVDGIIAIDRKGRIMSVNRAAEKVFGYQAKELVGRNVSVLMPEPYHSEHDQYLKNYHATGNAKVMGVPGRELQAKRKDGSVFPIELGISSMKIAEDELYVGIVRDITERKKAERLTEELTGVMHAVIDGLVTIDNRGCIQSFNPAAERIFGYRSDEVCGKNVKVLMPEPYHSEHDGYLSNYRHGGERKIIGIGREVAARRKDGSVFPMDLAVSEMEVSGKQMFVGIIRDITDRKEAEQERVRMIESLRVSNRELDDFAYIASHDLKEPLRGLTNNARFLEEDYGQKIEADGSKRLRRMRYLCGRMEALINDLLYFSRLGRQDLAIQKTDLNHMVSEICMMMETTLEEQHAEVVVAERLPQVVCDGVRVKEVFRNLITNAIKYNDAPRKKVEIGFLDEIDGKRNVFYVRDNGYGIDPSFHEDIFRMFKRLNNEEDESKGTGAGLTFVKKIVQRHKGEIWLESALGQGSCFYFTLCESAQARSSRERSEK
- a CDS encoding ParB/RepB/Spo0J family partition protein, which gives rise to MSLQRINLDEIDIYAGTQTRVETNDEAIAGYAENMKQGAEFPPISLYYDGSKYFLADGFHRFLAAKRLEEKDILAEVHEGSRTDALIAALGANATNGLYRTNADKRHAAEIALEEWSDRSNAYLADICKVSIELVRRVRKSMGLDNPDLVIGKDGKSYPSSVERSPRHGGEEREKNDGSSGEPSGGGGGAPSKKNANITDTAGGTRNELEVEARQMIRNGEMDPRELDTLPTAIPNDYAVAAIGILDRMKKDDPKYPQALDRIEKWVMQRKAELLVASGA
- the msrA gene encoding peptide-methionine (S)-S-oxide reductase MsrA, producing the protein MTAETEARESQELETITLGAGCFWCVEAVYQRIDGVKSAVSGYMGGHVENPSYKAVCTGETGHAEVVQVAFDPKEVSLERILEVFWASHDPTTLNRQGADVGTQYRSAIYYNDERQKRIAEASKKAADASGDFPDPIVTEITAAATFYRAEDYHQEFYELNKTYPYCRAVITPKLKKLGLE